Proteins co-encoded in one Anguilla anguilla isolate fAngAng1 chromosome 16, fAngAng1.pri, whole genome shotgun sequence genomic window:
- the LOC118214801 gene encoding receptor-type tyrosine-protein phosphatase eta-like isoform X8, whose product MRGLSFNGVLSTTLLGLWMFFKVSCEQSVLITGENSTTVTTISGPFAEDSESVSNATWPYPILWLNATTINTTVVVLHWHRPQGYQQGYSNRVETSGCTSAPRNQTEQDSMATITGLTPGTNCSFTVYSQVQNGIEGEPISVYQYTKPERVSPTIPNRGTSDTIEVTWLSPPGNVEKYKVNLTSNYGDNQTKFLNSSFQSWLFSGLAAGRNYTVVVTTISGPFAEDSEPVSNATYPNPPGAIHAEGQTTDSITISWGRPQGMDLGQYSFIIFCQPHQNGQNESTNNTAVLENLTSGTLYNISVVTVGPMGYHSSAATAGIYTRPYPILGLNATTINTTVVVLHWHSPQGYQQGYSYRVETSCCMPTPRNQTEQNSMATITDQNSMATITDLIPGTNCSFTVYSQVQNGIEGEPISVYQYTKPERVSPTIPNRGANDTIEVTWLSPTSNVEKYKVNLTSNYGDNQIKFLRSSFQSWLFSGLAAGRNYTAVVTTISGPFAEDSEPVSNATYPNPPGAIHAEGQTTDSITISWGRPQGMDLGQYSFIIFCHPHQNGQNESTNNTAVLENLTSGTLYNISVVTVGPMGYHSSAATAGIYTRPYPILGLNATTINTTVVVLHWHSPQGYQQGYSYRVETSCCMPTPRNQTEQNSMATITDQNSMATITDLIPGTNCSFTVYSQVQNGIEGEPISVYQYTKPERVSPTIPNRGANDTIEVTWLSPTSNVEKYKVNLTSNYGDNQIKFLRSSFQSWLFSGLAAGRNYTAVVTTISGPFAEDSEPVSNATYPNPPGAIHAEGQTTDSITISWGWPQGMDLGQYSFIIFYQASQNETTNNTAVLENLTSGTLYNISVVTVGPMGYHSSAATAGIYTRPYPILGLNATTINTTVVVLHWHRPQGYQLGYSYRVETSCCMPTPRNQTEKNSMATITEQNSMATITDLIPGINCSFTVYSQVQNGVEGEPISVYQYTKPERVSPAVSSRGTNDTIEVTWRSPRGNVEKYMVNLTSNYGDNQIKFLRSSFQSQLFSGLAAGRKYTVVVTTISGPFAEDSEPVSNATYPNPPGAIHAEGQTTDSITISWGRPQGMDLGQYSFIIFYQPHQNGQTESTNNTAVLGNLTSGTLYNISVVTVGPIGYHSSAATAGIYTRPYPILGLNATTINTTVVVLHWHRPQGYQLGYSYRVETSCCMPTPRNQTEKNSMATITDQNSMATITDLIPGTNCSFTVYSQVQNAIEGEPISVYQYTKPERVSPAVSNRGTNDTIEVTWMPPLGNVEKYMVNLTSNYGDNQSVVVSYIVPSPLFSGLTPGRKYTVVVTTISGPFAEDSEPVSNATYPNPPGAIHAEEQTTDSITISWGRPQGMDLGQYSFIIFCQPHQNGQNESTNNTAVLENLTSGTLYNISVVTVGPMGYHSSAATAGIYTRPYPILGLNATTINTTVVVLHWHRPQGYQQGYLYRVETSGCTSAPRNQTEQDSMATITGLTPGTNCSFTVYSQVQNGIEGEPISVYQYTKPERVNPAISNRGANDTIEVTWMPPPSNVEKYMLSLTSNYGNNQTKFLNSSFQSWLFSGLAAGRKYTVVVTTISGPFAEDSEPVSNATYPNPPGAIHAEGQTTDSITISWGRPQGMDLGQYSFIIFYQPHQNGQTETTNNRAVLENLTSRTLYNISVVTVGPMGYHSSAATAGIYTRPYPILGLNATTINTMVVILHWHRPQGYQQGYSYRVETSGCTSASRNQTEQDSMATITDLIPGTNCSFTVYSQVQNGIEGEPISVYQYTKPERVSPAVSNRGTNDTIEVTCLPPRGNVEKYKVNLTSNYGDNQIKFLSSSFQSQLFSGLAAGRNYTVVVTTISGPFAEDSEPVSSATYPNAPGPITVTNKTTNSVAIEWTPAPGMDRGSFSYHVTYGSSAHDLKSRDTDLNELTVRGLVSGTPYNISVATVGLFQYASQPVLRFVTTRPESVRGLQQSSTTVDMISIAWQRPVGFKPGYSYGVTVRNSTGHLIRDGSTSQLSHNWMGLSPGNRYTFGVTSRTSDGTPGSPVTISVCTDASPVVIFKCDGPNRTGPVLNLAWDSPEGANKGFSLTWGDTGSVTLPPCTGNCRHNIENLSYYTRYQVRITTLGCGETSSVHKTDCQTGITAPPEPSRSTGFAVREKKHNMFVLKFNSSILNSKNGPIVAYGILMTSNLKEFSNENNVGLQKYLNKTHDDWTKDESVPYLATALDTNVEQTRNEKSEFEVNIGSGSRWNGYTNGPLSARTTYRFALVMFTYVALANELVDASRSLFSISKFFDEDVALPENPTVITVGALAGALSAVTCFTAIAAGVYWKKATRKTPSDIPIESMRAKVGAPVRVEDYEAYHRRQSANSNCGFAEEYEELKPVGIGQCKVSAEALENKGKNRYTNVLPYESSRVKLSIQGSPYDDYINASYVPGYNCKKEFIAAQGPLPGTVDEFWRMLWEKNVRTLVMLTRCNEQGRVKCEEYWPSRTKHFKNIFVTTTSVVPLEDWTVRDFDVKNVKTAETRSLRQFHFTAWPDHGVPESTELLIDFRHLVREHMDLVSRNSPTVVHCSAGVGRTGTMIAIDHLLFQIERDSMVDLYGTVYSMRMHRALMVQTEDQYVFLHKCALDIIKSRTGTNVDLIYQNVAAVDIYENVTTIKGAAGVSRP is encoded by the exons ATGAGGGGGCTGTCCTTTAACGGGGTCTTGTCTACGACGCTTCTTGGCCTTTGGATGTTTTTTAAG GTTTCATGTGAACAGTCAGTCT TAATTACAGGGGAAAACAGTACCACAGTGACCACAATCAGTGGACCATTTGCTGAAGACTCAGAGTCTGTTTCCAATGCAACAT GGCCGTATCCAATCCTTTGGTTAAATGCCACCACGATCAACACAACGGTGGTGGTTCTGCACTGGCACAGACCTCAGGGGTACCAGCAGGGATACTCAAACAGGGTGGAGACCTCCGGCTGTACTTCTGCCCCACGGAACCAGACAGAACAAGACTCCATGGCCACCATCACCGGCCTGACCCCAGGAACCAACTGCTCCTTTACCGTCTACTCCCAGGTCCAGAATGGCATTGAGGGAGAGCCTATCTCTGTGTACCAGTACACAA AGCCTGAAAGAGTGAGCCCTACCATTCCAAACAGAGGCACCAGTGACACCATTGAGGTGACATGGCTGTCTCCACCTGGCAATGTGGAAAAGTACAAGGTCAACTTGACCAGCAATTATGGAGACAACCAAACAAAGTTTCTCAACTCCAGCTTTCAGTCATGGTTATTCAGTGGCCTGGCAGCTGGGAGAAACTACACAGTCGTAGTGACCACAATCAGTGGACCCTTTGCTGAAGACTCAGAGCCTGTTTCCAATGCAACAT ATCCCAATCCACCTGGAGCTATTCATGCAGAAGGGCAGACCACTGATTCCATTACTATCAGTTGGGGTAGGCCCCAAGGCATGGACTTGGGCCAGTACAGTTTCATCATATTCTGTCAACCCCATCAAAATGGTCAAAATGAGAGCACAAACAACACTGCTGTATTGGAGAACCTGACATCCGGGACTCTGTACAACATCTCGGTGGTAACCGTAGGTCCAATGGGCTACCACAGCTCTGCAGCCACTGCAGGAATCTACACCA GGCCGTATCCCATCCTTGGGTTAAATGCCACCACCATCAACACAACGGTGGTGGTtttgcactggcacagtcccCAGGGGTACCAGCAGGGATACTCATACAGGGTGGAGACCTCCTGCTGTATGCCTACCCCACGGAACCAGACAGAGCAAAACTCCATGGCCACCATCACCGACCAAAACTCCATGGCCACCATCACCGACCTGATTCCAGGCACCAACTGCTCCTTTACCGTCTACTCCCAGGTCCAGAATGGCATTGAGGGAGAGCCCATCTCTGTGTACCAGTACACAA AACCTGAAAGAGTGAGCCCTACCATTCCAAACAGGGGTGCCAACGACACCATTGAGGTCACATGGCTGTCTCCAACTAGCAATGTGGAAAAGTACAAGGTCAACTTGACCAGCAATTATGGAGATAACCAAATAAAGTTTCTCAGGTCCAGCTTTCAGTCATGGTTATTCAGTGGTCTGGCAGCTGGGAGAAACTACACAGCCGTAGTGACCACAATCAGTGGACCCTTTGCTGAAGACTCAGAGCCTGTTTCCAATGCAACAT ATCCCAATCCACCTGGAGCTATTCATGCAGAAGGGCAGACCACTGATTCCATTACTATCAGTTGGGGTAGGCCCCAAGGCATGGACTTGGGCCAGTACAGTTTCATCATATTCTGTCATCCCCATCAAAATGGTCAAAATGAGAGCACAAACAACACTGCTGTATTGGAGAACCTGACATCCGGGACTCTGTACAACATCTCGGTGGTAACCGTAGGTCCAATGGGATACCACAGCTCTGCAGCCACTGCAGGAATCTACACCA GGCCGTATCCCATCCTTGGGTTAAATGCCACCACCATCAACACAACGGTGGTGGTtttgcactggcacagtcccCAGGGGTACCAGCAGGGATACTCATACAGGGTGGAGACCTCCTGCTGTATGCCTACCCCACGGAACCAGACAGAGCAAAACTCCATGGCCACCATCACCGACCAAAACTCCATGGCCACCATCACCGACCTGATTCCAGGCACCAACTGCTCCTTTACCGTCTACTCCCAGGTCCAGAATGGCATTGAGGGAGAGCCCATCTCTGTGTACCAGTACACAA AACCTGAAAGAGTGAGCCCTACCATTCCAAACAGGGGTGCCAACGACACCATTGAGGTCACATGGCTGTCTCCAACTAGCAATGTGGAAAAGTACAAGGTCAACTTGACCAGCAATTATGGAGATAACCAAATAAAGTTTCTCAGGTCCAGCTTTCAGTCATGGTTATTCAGTGGTCTGGCAGCTGGGAGAAACTACACAGCCGTAGTGACCACAATCAGTGGACCCTTTGCTGAAGACTCAGAGCCTGTTTCCAATGCAACAT ATCCTAATCCACCTGGAGCTATTCATGCAGAAGGGCAGACCACTGATTCCATTACTATCAGTTGGGGTTGGCCCCAAGGCATGGACTTGGGCCAGTACAGTTTCATCATATTCTATCAAGCCTCTCAAAATGAGACCACAAACAACACTGCTGTATTGGAGAACCTGACATCCGGGACTCTGTACAACATCTCGGTGGTGACCGTAGGTCCAATGGGCTACCACAGCTCTGCAGCCACTGCAGGAATCTACACCA GGCCGTATCCCATCCTTGGGTTAAATGCCACCACGATCAACACAACGGTGGTGGTTTTGCACTGGCACAGACCCCAGGGGTACCAGCTGGGATACTCATACAGGGTGGAGACCTCCTGCTGTATGCCTACCCCACGGAACCAGACAGAGAAAAACTCCATGGCCACCATCACCGAACAAAACTCCATGGCCACCATCACCGACCTGATTCCAGGCATCAACTGCTCCTTTACCGTCTACTCCCAGGTCCAGAATGGCGTTGAGGGAGAGCCCATCTCTGTGTACCAGTACACAA aacctgAAAGAGTGAGCCCTGCAGTTTCAAGCAGAGGCACCAATGACACCATTGAGGTCACATGGCGTTCTCCACGCGGCAATGTGGAAAAGTACATGGTCAACTTGACCAGCAATTATGGAGATAACCAAATAAAGTTTCTCAGGTCCAGCTTTCAGTCACAGTTATTCAGTGGTCTGGCAGCTGGGAGAAAATACACAGTCGTAGTGACCACAATCAGTGGACCCTTTGCTGAAGACTCAGAGCCTGTTTCCAATGCAACAT ATCCTAATCCACCTGGAGCTATTCATGCAGAAGGGCAGACCACTGATTCCATTACTATCAGTTGGGGTCGGCCCCAAGGCATGGACTTGGGCCAGTACAGTTTCATCATATTCTATCAACCCCATCAAAATGGTCAAACTGAGAGCACAAACAACACGGCTGTATTGGGGAACCTGACATCCGGGACTCTGTACAACATCTCGGTAGTGACCGTAGGTCCAATTGGCTACCACAGCTCTGCAGCCACTGCAGGAATCTACACCA GGCCGTATCCCATCCTTGGGTTAAATGCCACCACGATCAACACAACGGTGGTGGTTTTGCACTGGCACAGACCCCAGGGGTACCAGCTGGGATACTCATACAGGGTGGAGACCTCCTGCTGTATGCCTACCCCACGGAACCAGACAGAGAAAAACTCCATGGCCACCATCACCGACCAAAACTCCATGGCCACCATCACCGACCTGATTCCAGGCACCAACTGCTCCTTTACCGTCTACTCCCAGGTCCAGAATGCCATTGAGGGAGAGCCCATCTCTGTGTACCAGTACACAA agcctgaaaGAGTGAGCCCTGCAGTTTCAAACAGAGGCACCAATGACACCATTGAGGTCACATGGATGCCTCCACTTGGCAATGTGGAAAAGTACATGGTCAACTTGACCAGCAATTATGGAGACAATCAATCAGTGGTTGTCAGCTACATCGTTCCGTCACCGTTATTCAGTGGTCTGACACCTGGGAGAAAATACACAGTCGTAGTGACCACAATCAGTGGACCCTTTGCTGAAGACTCAGAGCCTGTTTCCAATGCAACAT ATCCCAATCCACCTGGAGCTATTCATGCAGAAGAGCAGACCACTGATTCCATTACTATCAGTTGGGGTAGGCCCCAAGGCATGGACTTGGGCCAGTACAGTTTCATCATATTCTGTCAACCCCATCAAAATGGTCAAAATGAGAGCACAAACAACACGGCTGTATTGGAGAACCTGACATCCGGGACTCTGTACAACATCTCGGTGGTGACCGTAGGTCCAATGGGCTACCACAGCTCTGCAGCCACTGCAGGAATCTACACCA GGCCGTATCCCATCCTTGGGTTAAATGCCACCACGATCAACACAACGGTGGTGGTTCTGCACTGGCACAGGCCCCAGGGGTACCAGCAGGGATACTTGTACAGAGTGGAGACCTCCGGCTGTACTTCTGCCCCACGGAACCAGACAGAACAAGACTCCATGGCCACCATCACCGGCCTGACCCCAGGAACCAACTGCTCCTTTACCGTCTACTCCCAGGTCCAGAATGGCATTGAGGGAGAGCCTATCTCTGTGTACCAGTACACAA AACCTGAAAGAGTGAACCCTGCCATTTCAAACAGGGGTGCCAACGACACCATTGAGGTGACATGGATGCCTCCACCTAGCAATGTGGAAAAGTACATGCTCAGCTTGACCAGCAATTATGGAAACAACCAAACAAAGTTTCTCAACTCCAGCTTTCAGTCATGGTTATTCAGTGGTCTGGCAGCTGGGAGAAAATACACAGTCGTAGTGACCACAATCAGTGGACCCTTTGCTGAAGACTCAGAGCCTGTTTCCAATGCAACAT ATCCTAATCCACCTGGAGCTATTCATGCAGAAGGGCAGACCACTGATTCCATTACTATCAGTTGGGGTCGGCCCCAAGGCATGGACTTGGGCCAGTACAGTTTCATCATATTCTATCAACCCCATCAAAATGGTCAAACTGAGACCACAAACAACAGGGCTGTATTGGAGAACCTGACATCCAGGACTCTGTACAACATCTCGGTGGTAACCGTAGGTCCAATGGGCTACCACAGCTCTGCAGCCACTGCAGGAATCTACACCA GGCCGTATCCCATCCTTGGGTTAAATGCCACCACGATCAACACAATGGTGGTGATTCTGCACTGGCACAGGCCCCAGGGGTACCAGCAGGGATACTCATACAGGGTGGAGACCTCCGGCTGTACTTCTGCCTCACGGAACCAGACAGAACAAGACTCCATGGCCACCATCACCGACCTGATTCCAGGAACCAACTGCTCCTTTACCGTCTACTCCCAGGTCCAGAATGGCATTGAGGGAGAGCCCATCTCTGTGTACCAGTACACCA AACCTGAAAGAGTGAGCCCTGCAGTTTCAAACAGAGGCACCAATGACACCATTGAGGTGACATGCCTGCCTCCACGCGGCAATGTGGAAAAGTACAAGGTCAACTTGACCAGCAATTATGGAGATAACCAAATAAAGTTTCTCAGCTCCAGCTTTCAGTCACAGTTATTCAGTGGTCTGGCAGCTGGGAGAAACTACACAGTCGTAGTGACCACAATCAGTGGACCCTTTGCTGAAGACTCAGAGCCTGTTTCCAGTGCAACAT ATCCAAACGCTCCTGGTCCAATCACGGTCACAAACAAGACCACAAATTCAGTCGCCATAGAGTGGACGCCGGCTCCCGGCATGGACCGTGGCTCTTTCTCTTACCATGTGACCTACGGCTCGTCAGCACATGACCTTAAATCACGTGACACTGACCTCAATGAGTTAACTGTTCGTGGCCTGGTTTCTGGAACTCCGTACAACATCTCTGTGGCCACAGTCGGCCTGTTCCAGTACGCGAGTCAGCCGGTGCTCCGCTTCGTTACGACAA GACCAGAGAGCGTTCGGGGCCTTCAACAATCCTCGACCACCGTTGACATGATCAGCATAGCATGGCAGCGGCCTGTTGGGTTCAAACCCGGGTACTCTTACGGCGTGACGGTACGGAACAGCACAGGCCATCTCATCAGGGACGGAAGCACCTCACAACTGTCCCATAACTGGATGGGGCTGTCTCCCGGCAACCGCTACACTTTCGGGGTGACCTCCCGGACGTCCGACGGAACACCGGGCTCTCCCGTGACCATTTCCGTCTGTACGG atgCGTCTCCCGTTGTCATCTTCAAATGTGACGGACCCAACCGCACTGGCCCCGTGCTGAACCTAGCGTGGGACAGTCCCGAAGGCGCTAACAAAGGATTCAGTTTGACCTGGGGGGACACTGGGAGCGTGACCCTTCCCCCCTGCACAGGCAACTGCAGACACAACATCGAAAACCTCTCGTACTACACCCGGTACCAAGTGCGCATAACAACGCTTGGCTGTGGGGAAACCAGCAGTGTCCACAAAACTGACTGCCAGACGGGCATCACAG ctccACCTGAACCAAGCAGAAGCACTGGATTTGCCGTCCGAGAAAAGAAGCATAATATGTTTGTTCTGAAATTCAACTCGAGCATATTAAATAGTAAAAACGGACCAATTGTGGCTTATGGTATACTAATGACATCGAATTTGAAAG AGTTTTCTAACGAAAACAACGTTGGTTTACAAAAATACCTCAATAAAACCCACGATGACTGGACAAAAGATGAAAGTGTCCCTTATCTGGCAACCGCACTTGATACTAATGTAGAACAAACTCGAAATGAGAAATCTGAGTTTGAGGTGAACATAGGATCGGGTTCGAGGTGGAACGGATACACCAACGGACCGCTGTCGGCCAGGACAACTTACAG ATTTGCGTTAGTGATGTTTACCTACGTTGCACTAGCAAATGAATTGGTTGACGCATCACGATCCTTGTTCTCAATATCTAAGTTTTTTGACGAAGATGTCGCCCTTCCAGAAAATCCAA cggttaTTACGGTGGGGGCCTTGGCAGGAGCGCTGTCCGCAGTAACCTGTTTCACAGCCATTGCAGCCGGGGTCTACTGGAAGAA AGCTACCAGGAAGACACCTTCAGACATCCCTATCGAGTCCATGAG agcCAAAGT TGGTGCCCCTGTGCGAGTGGAGGACTATGAGGCGTACCACCGGAGGCAAAGTGCCAATTCCAACTGCGGCTTTGCCGAAGAATAtgag GAGCTGAAGCCTGTCGGCATCGGCCAGTGCAAGGTTAGCGCAGAGGCCCTGGAAAACAAGGGAAAAAACCGCTACACCAACGTCCTCCCGT ACGAATCCTCACGAGTCAAGCTGTCGATCCAGGGAAGTCCGTACGACGACTACATCAACGCCAGCTATGTCCCG GGGTACAACTGCAAGAAGGAGTTCATCGCGGCCCAGGGTCCTCTGCCCGGCACGGTGGACGAGTTCTGGCGGATGCTCTGGGAGAAGAACGTCCGCACGCTGGTCATGCTGACCAGGTGCAACGAACAGGGACGG GTGAAATGTGAAGAATACTGGCCTTCCCGgaccaaacattttaaaaacatcttcGTGACAACCACGTCTGTAGTCCCATTGGAGGACTGGACCGTCAGAGACTTTGATGTCAAAAAT GTGAAGACAGCAGAGACGCGCTCTCTGCGCCAGTTCCACTTCACAGCCTGGCCCGACCACGGGGTCCCGGAGTCCACCGAACTGCTCATCGACTTCCGCCACTTGGTGCGGGAGCACATGGACCTGGTCTCCCGAAACTCCCCCACCGTGGTGCACTGCAG tGCGGGAGTGGGCCGGACGGGCACCATGATCGCCATCGACCACCTCCTCTTCCAGATCGAGAGGGACAGCATGGTGGACCTGTACGGAACCGTGTACAGCATGCGGATGCACCGGGCCCTCATGGTCCAGACCGAG GACCAGTACGTGTTCCTGCACAAGTGTGCCTTGGACATCATCAAATCGAGGACGGGGACCAACGTGGACCTGATTTATCAGAACGTAGCAGCGGTCGACATTTACGAGAATGTTACGACCATAAAGGGGGCGGCAGGGGTCTCGAGACCATAG